In a genomic window of Periophthalmus magnuspinnatus isolate fPerMag1 chromosome 3, fPerMag1.2.pri, whole genome shotgun sequence:
- the spi1b gene encoding transcription factor PU.1b, producing MLHPYRMESYLIPPPSEEMYDPEIYRHQMAEYYNPYVLETDIQADHWEYHTHPPVHSVEFETLPETNFTELQSVQSLHPTLIRHDALRYDPENLLDPNLGAHPHVLQQPVAYYSRAVYPQVSQRSSDDEDNRTLEVSDEECRDRLPYIPGELGNKKKIRLYQFLLDLLRNGDMKDSIWWVDRDKGTFQFSSKHKEALAHRWGIQKGNRKKMTYQKMARALRNYGKTGEVKKIKKKLTYQFSDEVLGKSHLDRKH from the exons ATGTTGCATCCGTACAGAATGGAGAGCTACCTCATCCCCCCT CCCTCTGAAGAAATGTACGACCCAGAGATCTACAGACATCAAATGGCAGAATATTACAACCCGTATGTGCTGGAGACGGACATCCAGGCAG ATCACTGGGAGTACCACACTCACCCTCCGGTTCATTCAGTGGAGTTTGAAACCCTCCCAGAGACCAATTTCACAGAGTTACAGAGTGTCCAGTCCCTTCACCCCACCCTCATCAGACACGACGCCCTCCGCTACGACCCCGAAAACCTCCTGGACCCCAATCTGGGAGCGCACCCTCATGTCCTGCAGCAGCCT gTGGCGTACTATTCCCGGGCGGTGTACCCTCAGGTCTCACAGCGCAGCTCCGACGATGAAGACAACAGAACTCTGGAAGTGTCCGACGAAGAGTGCAGAGACCGGCTGCCGTACATCCCAGGAGAGCTCG GCAACAAGAAGAAAATCCGCCTGTACCAGTTTCTTTTGGACCTCTTGCGAAACGGAGACATGAAGGACAGTATTTGGTGGGTGGACCGGGACAAAGGCACGTTTCAGTTCTCGTCCAAACACAAAGAGGCCCTCGCCCACCGCTGGGGCATCCAGAAGGGCAACCGCAAAAAAATGACATATCAGAAAATGGCCAGAGCGTTGCGTAACTACGGGAAAACTGGAGAGGTGAAGAAGATCAAGAAGAAGCTGACGTATCAGTTTAGCGACGAGGTGTTGGGAAAGAGTCATCTGGACAGGAAGCATTAG
- the mybpc3 gene encoding myosin-binding protein C, cardiac-type — MPEPAKKTVSAFSKKPKSQEAAEGASVVFKAETEKPDAKVKWQCNAKDIVASDKYTISANGNKHSLTISDLATDDANVYAVIAGGSKVKFELKVVTKPAPAETPAEGPGKNATDAPAETPAETPAETPAQPNAEPTAAPADPQKDETPAPTTDAPPAEDGQAPDTRQDLTGLFTEKPQSGEVTVGGNITFVAKVNATSMLKKPTIKWFKGKWMDLASKSGKHLQLKETYDRNSKIYTFEMQIIAAKANYAGGYRCEVSSRDKFDSCNFDLTVHEASVSDGLDIRAAFRRTSGDGKEDSGELDFSALLKKSSSFLKSSNRAVQAHTESDVDIWEILKNSPPSEYEKVAFQYGITDLRGMLKRLKKMKKKEEKKSEAFLKRLDPAYQVTKGHKIKLAVEVANSDVEVKWLKNGQEIQPSGSKYIFENVGNMRYLTINHCSLADDAAYSCAVGDEKCTTELFVKEPPVTIVKNLEDQMVMKGERVELECVVSEEGANVKWEKDGVELTRDESFKYRFKKDGCKHVLIINDAAKDDGGIYKVKTNGSESVAELMVQEKELEVYQSIADLTVKAKDQAVFKCEVSDENVRGTWFKNGVEVKADARINISHIGRIHKLTIDDVKPEDEADYTFVPDGHAFNLSAKLNFLEVKIDYVPRQDPPKIHLDTMGRTAESTIIVVAGNKLRLDVPITGDPAPTVVWTKGEKVLTEGDGRVHVETTKGHCIFTIEGTERQDEGVYSVVVRNPAGEDTADVHVKVVDVPDPPQAPRILSVGEDSCVVQWDPPAFDGGQPVIGYVLERKKTKSYRWMRLNFDPYPDTTYEAKRMIEGVMYEMRVYAVNSIGMSRHSPASQPFVPVAPTSEPVGLSVDDISDTSIALKWRPPERIGAAELEGYRVEYCKEDSDEWIPANEGLIDRTSLIVRGLTTGDKLQFRVRAFNMAGPSAAAALAQPVTIREIMQRPKIWLPRNLRQTMIKKVGDCVNLVIPFQGKPRPVVTWTKDGEPLTSSMANVRNSETDTILFIRKTERKHSGKYELHVQIENVEDKATVTLQIVDLPGPPEALKIVDVWGFNAALEWKPPKDDGNCEITGYTIQKADKKTMEWFTIYEQYRRMHCVASDLIMGNEYVFRVYATNLVGLSLEPCNTKDSAYIQKTGIEYKPPNYKEHDFSEAPKFTRPLVNRSVIAGYNATLSCAVRGIPKPKVTWYKNKMDISQEAKYRMLSKQGILTLEIRKPCPFDGGVYTCKAVNASGEDVVECKLEVRPQIAKEETKKQEPAA, encoded by the exons ATGCCAGAGCCGGCGAAGAAAACAG TTTCAGCTTTCTCCAAGAAACCAAAGTCCCAGGAGGCAGCGGAAGGCGCCTCGGTGGTTTTCAAGGCAGAAACAGAGAAGCCTGATGCCAAAGTAAAATGGCAGTGCAACGCCAAGGACATCGTGGCCAGTGACAAGTACACAATCTCTGCAAACGGGAATAAACACTCCCTGACCATCAGCGACCTCGCGACGGACGACGCCAATGTCTACGCAGTGATCGCCGGGGGTTCAAAGGTCAAGTTTGAGCTGAAAGTGGTCACAAAGCCAG CCCCTGCAGAAACCCCTGCTGAAGGTCCGGGAAAAAACGCTACAGACGCACCTGCCGAGACACCTGCCGAGACACCTGCCGAGACACCTGCGCAGCCGAACGCAGAGCCCACTGCCGCCCCCGCTGACCCCCAGAAAGATGAGACCCCTGCTCCAACAACTGATGCTCCACCGGCTGAAG ATGGGCAGGCTCCCGACACGAGGCAGGACCTGACAGGCCTCTTCACCGAGAAACCGCAGTCCGGAGAGGTCACTGTGG GAGGAAATATCACATTTGTGGCCAAAGTGAACGCCACGTCGATGCTGAAGAAACCCACAATCAAATGGTTCaaaggaaaatggatggacctCGCGAGCAAATCAGGAAAACATCTGCAGCTCAAGGAGACGTACGACCGCAACAGTAAA ATCTATACTTTCGAGATGCAGATCATCGCCGCCAAAGCGAACTACGCTGGAGGTTATAGATGTGAAGTTTCATCACGAGACAAGTTTGACAGCTGCAACTTTGACCTGACTGTGCACG AGGCCAGTGTTTCCGATGGTTTGGACATAAGAGCAGCCTTTAGACGAAC CAGTGGAGATGGAAAAGAAGATTCAGGAGAACTGGACTTCAGCGCTTTGTtaaaaaagag CAGCAGTTTCCTAAAATCCTCAAATCG GGCCGTCCAGGCGCACACGGAGTCAGACGTGGACATTTGGGAAATCCTCAAAAATTCTCCTCCGTCCGAATACGAGAAGGTCGCGTTTCAGTACGGCATCACGGATCTGCGAGGGATGCTCAAGAGactgaagaagatgaagaagaaggaggagaagaagagtgaAG caTTTCTTAAGCGGTTGGATCCTGCCTACCAAGTGACAAAGGGACACAAAATCAAACTCGCCGTGGAAGTGGCCAACTCAGACGTGGAAGTAAAATGGCTGAAAAACGGGCAAGAAATTCAACCGTCTGGGAG CAA GTACATCTTTGAGAACGTAGGAAACATGCGCTACCTCACCATCAACCACTGCTCTCTGGCCGACGACGCCGCCTACAGCTGCGCCGTGGGAGACGAGAAGTGCACCACCGAGCTCTTTGTCAAAG AGCCTCCTGTTACAATAGTGAAGAATCTGGAGGATCAGATGGTGATGAAGGGTGAACGGGTGGAGCTGGAGTGTGTGGTGTCTGAGGAAGGAGCCAACGTCAAATG GGAGAAGGACGGCGTGGAGTTGACCCGAGACGAGTCGTTCAAGTATCGTTTTAAGAAGGACGGATGTAAACACGTCCTGATCATCAACGACGCCGCCAAAGACGACGGAGGAATTTATAAAGTCAAGACCAACGGCAGCGAGTCTGTGGCAGAACTGATGGTCCAGG aGAAGGAGCTGGAGGTGTACCAGAGCATCGCAGATCTGACGGTGAAAGCGAAAGACCaggctgtttttaaatgtgaagtTTCAGATGAAAACGTGAGAGGAACCTGGTTTAAAAACGGAGTGGAGGTCAAAGCTGATGCAAGGATTAATATATCTCATATCGGAAG aatcCACAAACTGACCATTGACGACGTGAAGCCTGAGGATGAGGCAGACTACACATTTGTGCCAGACGGACACGCCTTCAACCTCTCAGCCAAACTCAACTTCCTCG AGGTGAAGATTGATTATGTGCCACGTCAAG ATCCTCCCAAGATCCACTTAGACACAATGGGACGCACCGCAGAGTCCACCATCATAGTCGTGGCTGGAAACAAACTGAGACTGGACGTGCCCATCACAGGAGACCCCGCCCCGACGGTCGTCTGGACCAAGGGGGAAAAG GTTCTGACTGAGGGAGACGGCCGGGTTCATGTGGAGACAACCAAAGGTCATTGTATCTTCACCATCGAAGGGACCGAGCGTCAGGACGAGGGCGTTTACTCCGTGGTGGTGCGAAACCCGGCGGGCGAGGACACGGCGGACGTGCATGTCAAAGTCGTTG ATGTCCCTGATCCACCTCAGGCTCCCAGAATCCTCAGCGTTGGAGAAGACTCTTGTGTTGTCCAGTGGGATCCTCCAGCCTTTGACGGTGGACAGCCTGTCATTG GTTACGTgctggagagaaagaaaaccaAGAGCTACAGATGGATGAGGCTGAACTTTGACCCTTACCCTGACACGACCTACGAGGCCAAGCGGATGATTGAAGGAGTGATGTACGAGATGAGAGTGTACGCCGTCAACAGCATCGGCATGTCCCGCCACAGCCCCGCCTCTCAGCCGTTTGTACCCGTGG CTCCGACCAGTGAGCCTGTGGGCCTGAGCGTGGATGATATCAGTGACACCTCCATCGCTCTGAAGTGGCGTCCGCCCGAGAGGATCGGAGCGGCTGAACTGGAGGGGTACAGGGTCGAGTACTGCAAGGAAGACT CTGACGAGTGGATCCCGGCCAACGAGGGTCTGATCGACAGGACGTCCCTCATCGTCAGGGGCCTAACCACCGGGGACAAGCTGCAGTTTCGAGTGCGGGCCTTCAACATGGCAGGACCCAGCGCCGCCGCCGCTCTGGCCCAACCCGTCACCATCAGGGAGATAATGC AACGTCCAAAGATTTGGCTTCCCAGAAATCTGCGCCAGACGATGATCAAGAAAGTTGGAGACTGTGTGAATCTTGTGATACCGTTTcag GGCAAACCCAGGCCTGTGGTGACCTGGACAAAAGACGGAGAGCCGCTGACTTCATCCATGGCCAACGTccgaaacagtgaaacagacacgATCCTCTTCATCCGTAAAACAGAACGGAAACACTCAGGGAAATACGAACTCCACGTGCAGATCGAAAACGTGGAGGATAAAGCCACGGTCACTCTGCAGATAGTCG ATCTCCCCGGACCTCCTGAAGCTTTGAAGATAGTGGACGTCTGGGGTTTTAACGCTGCTCTGGAGTGGAAGCCGCCCAAAGATGACGGCAACTGTGAAATAACTGGATACACGATTCAGAAAGCAGACAAAAAGACGATG gAGTGGTTCACTATTTACGAACAGTACAGACGGATGCACTGTGTGGCGTCAGACCTGATCATGGGGAACGAGTACGTGTTCCGAGTTTACGCTACGAACCTCGTGGGCCTCAGTCTTGAGCCGTGCAACACCAAGGACAGCGCTTACATCCAGAAAACAG GTATCGAGTACAAACCGCCCAACTA